CGGGGTGATCGCCCTTCCCCTGATTTTTCTTGTGGCGGGCCTCTTTGGTGCGCTCTGGAACGTTGTTCCGGCCTACCTGAAGATGAAAACCGGCGCTCACGAGGTGATCACCACGATGATGCTGGCCCACGTGGCGCGCTATCTCTCGCCTGTTTTTATCCGGGCCTTTGGGGGTGATCCCTCCACGAGCCGACACCCCTATGTGACAACCCGGATTCCCGACAACACCATGCTCCTGCGGTTTCGGGCCTTTCTGCCCGAGGCAAACCCCCGGCTTCATACGGGGATACTCCTGGCTATCCTGGTGGCTCTGGTGGTGTATTACCTGCTCTACAAAACCAGTATGGGTTTCGAGATTCGTGCTGTGGGAGAGAACAAAGATGCTGCCCGGGCCCAGGGGATTTCCGTGGGCAAGAATATTTTTCGGGCTCTCTTGATTGCGGGGTTTCTGGCGGCCCTGGCGGGGTTCAACCAGGTGAACGGTCTGGATCACCGCCTCTACGAGAATCTTCAGGCCGGCTATGGCTGGAACGGTATTTCCGTGGCCTTGCTTGCCGGGGGACACCCCATAGCGGTGGTTTTTACGGGGCTTCTCTGGGGGGCTCTTGATGCGGGAGGGCAGTATATGTCCCGTACCACCCAGACGCCCGGAGCGATCGTGGAGATCGTCAAGGGGATCATCCTCTTTCTGATTGTGGCCAGATATATCTATACCGCCTGGGGCAACCGTCGCCGACGCCGGGAGGTCCGCCGGGCCGCCCAGGCTGCAACGGCCGCCGCCGGAGAGGAGGGCTGAAACGATGTTTACCCTTGAGTTTCTTACCAATTTGCTTTCGGCCACGGTGCGCCTCTCCACGCCCATTACCCTGGCGGCCATTGGGGCCACCATCTGCGAGCGTTCGGGGATCGTCAATATCGCCATGGAGGGGATCATGGTGGTGGGGGCCTTTTTTGCGGCTATTGTGGCTTATACCACGGGAAGCCCCTGGCTGGGGCTCCTGGCGGGTGTTCTCTTTGGAGGGGTCTATAGCCTGCTCCATGCCTTTGCCACGGTGACGCTTCACATGGATCATGTGGTGAGCGGGGCGGTGATGAACGTTCTGGCCTTCGGGATAACCCGGTTTCTTATGGTGCTGATCGTGGGACACCCCGGAACAACCCCCTCCATTCCCCGGGGGCTCGGGCGCTACCGCCTGGCGGTGCCGGTTCTTTCGGAGATTCCCCTGATAGGCCGGGCTTTCTTTGCCCAGACGCCCATTGTGTATATGGGGTTCGTTCTGGTGGCGCTTCTTACGTGGTTTCTCTTCAAGACCAAGACGGGGCTCCATATCCGTGCTGCCGGGGAACACCCGCTGGCGCTGGAGACGATCGGGGTCTCGGTCTACAAGATGCGCTATCTGGGGGTCTTTATCAGCGGTCTTGCCAGCGGGTTGGCCGGGGCGTACCTCTCTATCGAGGCCAACGTGAGCTTCACCGAGGGGATGAGCGCCGGTCGGGGATTTATTGCCCTGGCCGCGATGATCTCCGGGGGCTGGCACCCCGTGGGGGCTTTCCTGGCGGCGCTTTTCTTCGGCTTTGCCGACGCCTTGCAGATGCGCTTTCAGGTATTGCGGGTGGTGAATCTCCCGGGAGAGCTTTTTATCATCTTCCCCTATCTGGTAACGGTGATCGCCGTGGCCGGGCTGGTTCGGCGCAGCCGGCCGCCCCGGGCTGTGGGAAAGGATTTCATGATCGAGCGGAGCGAAGATTAACATTACCTTCCGTGATTGTGGCGCTCCTGCGGGAGGGTGTATAATCGCGAAGGTTAGAGATATTATTGTTCGAAGTTCTATAAGGAGGACGAGAATGAAGAAAACGATGCTGATGCTGACGCTCCTGGTTGTAGCCGGGGCGCTTGTTTTTGCCGGAGGACGGCCCGAGGCCGATCCTGATCGAAGAATAGCCGCCATGGCCACCGATGTGGGCGGCTTGGGAGACCAGAGTTTCAACGATGGCGCCTATCAGGGGTTGCTTCTGGGAGCTCCCTACGGGTTCGAGGCGCGGGTTGTCGAGAGCAACCAGCAGACCGACTATATTCCCAACCTGAGCGGTCTGGCCGAGGACGGAGCCGAGATCGTCTTTGCCGTGGGATTTCTCATGGAGGATGCCGTAAAAGAGGCTGCCCGGATGCACCCCGATACCCTCTTTGGAGGGATTGATATCGGCGGCGACGACGATCTGCCCAACTTCCAGGGAATTCTCTACCGGGAAGAGCAGAGCGGATACCTGGCCGGTGTTCTGGCAGGGCTCATGACCAAAGACCATGCCGATGCGATCCCCCGGTTGCGCCCGGACCACAACGTGGTTGGTGCGGTTCTGGGAATGCTGGTTCCCCCGGTTGAACGATTTGAGGTTGGCTTTATCCAGGGCGTAAAATCCGTGAACCCCGATGCAACGGTTCTGTCTGTTACGGCTGGTTCCTTTGTTGACCAGGCCGGTGGCCGCGAGGCTGCCCTGGCCATGATCGAGCAGGGGGCTGACATCGTCTTCCAGGCTGCGGGGCTCACCGGTCTGGGTGTGATTCAGGCCGCCGACGAGGAGGGCGTGCTCGCCATCGGTGTTGATATCGATCAAAACCACGTGGCTCCCGATGCGGTCCTCACCAGCGCCATCAAGAAGATCCCCGAGTCTGTCGAGGTTGTCCTGCGCAGTATTGCCGAGGGAACCTTCCAGGGCGGAACCGTGAGTTACGGTCTTGCCGAGGACGCCACGGGGCTGGCACCCTTTCACGGGTTTGATTCCATGATTCCCCAGGAAGTAAAAGACGCCCTCGAGGCTGCCCGCCAGGGAATCCTGGACGGCTCCATCGAGATTGCAACGTCCCGCTCCCAGATCCAGCACCTGATGGATTAAGGGGAAGGGGTTTTGAGCCGCTGGCAACGCGCTGGCGGCTTTTTTTTTGCCATTTTTCTGCCTTTTTTCTGCCCCGGGCAGAGACTGGTGTATCGCCGCAGACAATCATTATGTGGAGGACCTCTCATGAATACCGAACGATCCCCGGGTACCAGACGATCCATGCCCGACGATATCCTGCGTAATCCGGCCCTTGCTGCCGAAGGGCATCGAAAAATTGAATGGGTTCGGCGCAATATGCCCGTTCTCCGGAGCCTGGAAGAGCGCTTTTCCCGGGAGCAGCCCTTTGCGGGCATCCGCGCCGCCGTAAGTGTGCATCTGGAGGCAAAAACGGCGTATCTTGCCCTGGTGATGGCCGCCGGCGGAGCCCAGGTATCGGTTACGGGGAGCAACCCTCTCTCTACCAAGGACGATGTGGTGGCGGCGCTTCAGGAGCTGGGGCTCCATGTCTATGCCTGGCACGGGGCCACACCGCAGGAGTTCGAGGAGCATCAGCTTACGGCCCTGAGGATCGCTCCGCATGTGGTGATCGACGACGGCGGGGATCTGGTTCACCATCTTCACGAGGGTGCCCGGGAGTTCTCCCGTGATACCCTGGGGGGGTGCGAGGAGACCACCGCCGGGGTGTTGCGAAACCGGGCCCGTTCTGTGGCGGGGAAGCTGCGGTTTCCCGTGATCGCCGTGAACAACGCCCAGATGAAGCATCTCTTTGACAACCGCTACGGCACGGGCCACAGCACAATGGACGCCCTGATGCGGACCACCAACCGGGTCCTCACCGGTGCAACCCTGGTGGTGGCCGGCTATGGCTGGTGTGGTCGGGGGATCGCCTCCTGCGCAGCCGGGTTGGGTGCCCGGGTTATTGTCTGCGAGGTGGACGAGGTGAAGGCTCTGGAAGCGGTAATGGACGGCTACCGGGTGATGCCTCTGGGGCCGCTTGAGGAGGGGGGCGCCTGCGCGGCCCGGGAGGGTGATTTCTTTGTGACCGCCACGGGTGTCTGCGATGTGATTACTCCCCGGGAGGTGGCCTGCATGAAGGATGGAGCGGTTCTTGCCAACGCCGGGCACTTCTACGACGAGATCGATCTTGAGGGGCTTGCTGCCATGGCCGGAGAGGTTCAGGAGGTGCGGGAGAACCTCACGGGCTATCGCCTGGAGGACGGGCGGTGGATCAACCTGATCGCCCAGGGCAAGATTGTGAACATCGCCGCCGCCGATGGCCATCCGGCAGAGATCATGGACACCAGTTTTGCCGTGCAGGCTCTGAGCGCCGAGTATGTGGTGCTCTCTGCGAGGGGAGGAACTCCCTTGCCGCCGGAGGTGATTCCCGTGCCTGCCGCGATAGATCAGGGTGTTGCCCGGCTTCTTCTGGCTGCCCGGGGAATCCGCCACGATACGCTCACGGCGGCGCAGCAGGCCTACCTGGACGATTTCAACAAGTGAGTCCGAACCCCGCCGGCCGATGGCCTGTCGCTGACAGGTGGGCCGGCCGCCGGCCGATGGCCTGCCGCTGACAGATGGGCCGGCCGCCGGCAGAGATTACAAAAATGTAATGATTTCGCAAGGCGAGGGTAATATTTTCTTACTATGTACAAGGTACGATGATACGCTTCGAAACGGTTGAGAAGGATTACGGTGATGTAAAGGCCCTGCGGGGGGTCTCCTTCGAGGTCCCTTGCGGGGGCATTGTAGGTTTGCTGGGGCCGAATGGTGCGGGCAAGACCACGGCCCTGCGCATTATGACAGGTTTTCTGGAACCCACGGCAGGGCAGGTTTTCCTGGACGATCAGCCCTTTACTCCCGATTCCGTGGAGGCTCGACGCAGGATCGGTTATCTTCCCGAGTCGGCTCCGCTCTACGGGGATATGTTCGCCTGGGATTATCTGGTCTACGAAGCCCGGCTCCACGGGCTTGATCCCTCGGAACGGGTCCCGCAGGTGGTTCGTCAGGTGGGTCTTGCCAGCCACGTCCACAAGCCGATCCGGGAGCTCTCCAAGGGGTATCGGCAGCGGGTCGGGCTGGCCCACGCCTTGTTGCACGATCCCGAGATTCTGGTTCTGGACGAGCCGACCAGCGGCCTCGATCCAAACCAGATTCTGGAGGTTCGCGCCCTGATTCGGCGGATCGCCGAGACCAAGACGGTAATTCTTTCTACCCATATCATGCAGGAAGTGGCGGCCCTCTGCCGCCGGGTGGTGGTGATTCACCAGGGACAGGTGCGCTTCCAGGGGCTGCTGGAAGATTTCTCTCTGGGCGGTGGCGTCACCGGGGGAATGCCCGTCAGGATGGTTCTGGCCGGGATCGATCCGGTGGTGCTGCTAAAGCGCCTTGAGGCGATTCCCGGGGTTGAGCGGGTTGAGTTGCTGGAACCGGGCAGGGACGGAATTGGGGTCTATCCCGATCCCTCAGCGGTGATTGTGCGGGTTTTTCCCCGGGCGGGGTTGGAGGTTCGGCCCGAGCTGGCCCGGGAGGCGCTTTCCAGCGAGCTCTACGAGATAGTGCAGGAACAATCGTCTCTGGAGGATGTCTTCCATGCCCTGACCAGGGAGGTTCATCATGGATAAACGGGTGCGGGCGCTTCTTCGGCGCGAACTGGCCGGGTATTTTCAGTCTCCCGTGGCCTATGTGGTGGCAGTGGTCTTTCTGGGTGCCTCGGCGGCGCTCTTTTTTTCCACCTTCTTTCTGGTGCAGCGGCTGGAGATGCGCCAGTTCTTTTCGCTCTTGCCCCTGCTTCTGGCGTTGCTGATGCCGGCTCTGGCCATGCGGCTTGTGGCCGAGGAGCGGCGGCGCGGGACCTGGGAGGTCTTGGCCACGTTGCCCGTGGGGATGGTCCGGATTGTGGCGGCCAAGTTCTGTGCGCTCTGGATCACCGGTGCGGCTCTCCTGGTGCCTACCCTGGTCTTTGTTTTTTCGGTGCAGCTTCTGGGCCGCCTCGATCCGGGGCCGGTGATCGGAGGCTATCTGGGGGCGGTGCTTCTGGCCGGTGTCTACGGGGCCGTGGGGCTCTGGGCGTCGGCGATATCGCGAACCGAGACGGTGGCGCTGGTGACGGGCTCGGTGGTGACGCTGGTGCTTGCTTTGGCCGAGTTTTTCCTGGTGCTTCTTCCCGGGGGGGTGGTGCCGGTGGTTCAGTATGCGGGAACAACCTACCATTTCTCGGGGTTCACCCGGGGTGTGGTTGATTCCCGGTCGCTGGTCTATTTTTTCAGCCTGATCCTCTTTTTCCTGGTTCTGGCTCATCATCGATTGGTGCGGGAGCGATAGGTCCTATGGGAAACTCAACAAGATACCGAGCAACGATACACCTCGTGCTGATTACGGCAATTCTGGTGGTGCTCAATCTGGTGAGCTCCAATGCTTTTTTTCGCCTGGATCTCACCTCGAGCGGTGCCTACAGTCTCTCGCCGCTGACGCGGGAGACCCTGGCCCGGGCCGAGGATCCCCTGCGGGTGCGGATCTTTTACACCGATCGGGTGCCGCCACCCTATAACGGGGTGCGCCAGTATCTCCTGGACCTCCTGCGGGAGTATGAGACCCTGGGAGGGCGCTCCTTCAGTTACGAGGTGGTGGATGTCTCCTCTCCCGAGGGGCGCGCTGCTGCCCGGGAGTACGGTCTGGAGCAGGTGGAGATCCAGGAGGTTCGCTCCGACGAGTTTCAGTCCCGGGCGGTTTTTCTGGGAGCGGTGGTGCTCTACGGAAGCGCTCTGGAGAAGGTCGATCATATTTCCCGGAGTGATGGTCTTGAGTATCTCCTCACCTCGGCCATGGAGCGGGCGATCTCCCGGGTTGATGCCTTGGCGGGGCTCACGGAGCCGGTGAAGATGAGGGCTCTTCTCTCGGCCGATCTGGAACGGTACCGGATTCAGGGGCTTGAGGATCTTCCCCGTCAGCTGGAGGATATCTTCCATCGGATCAACCGCGATTCCTACGATCGTCTGACCTACGAGCTGTCCCGGCCCCGGGACGACCAGGGGCGTCTTGAGGTGCAGTTTATCCAGGGGGATCGCCTTCAGACCGTTCCCCTCCAGGTCTATGCGGAGCTTTTTGGAGGCTACTCGCTGGATGATCCCCAGGATATAGAGGAATCCCTGCGCTGGGGGTTGCGGTCGCTGGTGGCGGCCAACCCCCGGGTGGGGTATTCCGTGGGGTTTGGCGAGCGGGATCTTCAGGATCACCGTCAGGGAGCGGGGGCGCTGACGCTCCTCCTCGAGAACCGCTACGATCTGGTTCCGCTGGATCTCTCGGAGGGGGAGATTCCCCCCGATATCGATACCCTGGTGGTGAACGGTCCCCGTGAGGAGTTTTCCCGGCAGGCCCTGTACCGTCTGGATCAGTTTGTGATGCGCGGCGGCCGGCTTATGGTTTTTCTGGATCGTCACTATCAGCAGATGCCGTCCCAGCAGGAGATGCTCTTTGGGGCGCAGCCCCAGTGGGTTGAGATCGAGACGGGGCTGGAGAAGGTCCTGGCCCATTACGGACTGGAGCTGACCTCGGGGTTTGTTCTGGATGAGGAGAGTTTTGTCGCTTCGGCCCAGGGGGGGCGACAGAAGATCTATCAGGCCCCGGTGCTCCGGGGGGATTCCCTGAACAGGGATTCCGTGATCACCCGGGCTCTGGAGGACGTGATTGTCCTGAACGCTCAGGAGATCGGGGTTCCCCGGGCAGACGATGCCCTGGCGGGGCGCCGGGTGACTCCCTTGCTGCAGTCGTCTCCCCGGAGTTGGACCGTGGATGATCCCTCGCTGGCCGGGCCGGGGATCCAGGGGGTTCCTCCGGGCGAGACGCCGGACCGGCGTGTTCTGGCTGCGCTTCTGGAAGGGGAGATCCCCTCTTTTTTCCAGGCTCCTCCGGAAGATCTGGTATCCGGGGAAGATCTGGTATCCGGAGAAGACTTGGTATCCGGGGAAGATCAGGAACCCGGTGCCGGGGCCTTTCCGGAACGGTTTCGCGGGAGCTCCGGTTCCGGGGGGGCGGTTTTGCTGGTGAGTTCCTCGGAGCTTACCACGGCGCAGCTTCTGGATCCGCAGAACCGCACGCCCAACGGAACCTTTGTGCTGAACGCCCTGGATTATCTGAAGGATCAACCGGGCCGGGCAGAGTTGCGCAGCAAGGGTCTGACCGTTCCCCGGTTGCATATCGCCTCGCCGGTTCTTCCCGGAATGATTCGCTGGTTCAATCTGCTGGTGGTGCCGGCTCTGGTGGTTCTTCTGGGATTGGTGGTGCGCTCACGCCGGCGTGCCCGAAGCAGAGCCCTGGAGGCGTTCTTTTCTGATGAGGAGGTCTCGTCATGACACACGATAGCACGCGCGATACTCCACAGGGCGATACCCCACAGGGCGATCCTCCGGCCGATCCCCCGAGAACCGTCCTGGCGGCTCTGAAGGCGCGGTTTCGGGCGGTTCCCCGGTCTACCCGGATTTACACGGCCCTTCTTGTGGTATTGCTGATCGTCTTTGCCATGCAACAGCTGGAGCGGGAGGCTGCCAACACGCTGGAGGCACCGGGCCTCGCTTCGGAGGTTGTCCGGATTGACCTGGAGGTGCGGGGCCGAGCCCTCACCCTGGAGCGGGATGCCGGGGCCGATCTCTGGCGGGTGGGGCCCCAGGGGTTTCGGGGCGATTCTTCGGCGGTGGAGGCCCTTCTTCAGGCGGTGCGCGATCTCTCGCGGCTGGAGGTGGTCTCTGCCAGGGGGCGTTTTGAGGCCTACGGTCTCACCGGTGATGCCCGGCGGAGCGTCGCCTTGTATGACAGCCAGGGCAGGGAGTTTCTTCTGGAGCTGGGCTATTCCGCCCAGGCTGGCGGGTCTGTCTACGGGCGAGTAAACTCCGGCCGGGAGGTGGTGCGCCTGCCCCGGGCCTTGCACAACCGGGTGAGCGCCGACGCCGATGATTTTCGCGATTCTCTGGTGGCCCGTGTTCCCGAGGGGACGGTGCGGTCCGTGGAACTCCGTGCCCCGGGGATGGAGCCGGTGCGGGTGACTCCCCGCGATGATCAGGGTGCTCAGGAGGGGGATCGTGCCTGGCAGGCTTCCCGGGAGGTCGATCCGGGCCGTGTGCGGGATCTTTTTCAGGAGCTGCGTCTGCTGAGCGCCCTTTCCTTTGTCCCCGAGGAGGAACTCCGGGAACTGGAGGCGGGTGAGCCCTTTGCCGAGGTGGTGGTTGCCGTGACCGGGGGCGAGGAGATTGTGCTGGAGCTTTTCCCCCCTCGGGGGGATTCCCGTGATGGCCGTCTTGTTCCGGCCCGTGTGACCGGTGAGGAGTATCCCTTCTTTTTGCCCGAGTGGCGGGTGCGACGTCTCCTTTTGGGGATTGAGGAGTACCTGCGTCCCTTCACGGTTCAGGATACCTCGGGGATCTCCTAGGGGATCTCCTAGGGGGCGGCTCGTTTCACGAGTTCCCGGGTGCAGCGGCGGGCCTCCCTCAGGACTTCTTCTTCGCCGGGAACCTGGCGGTTTTCCATGAGGACCCGGCCGTTGCAGATTACGCTGTCGACGACGGATCCGTTGGCGCTGTAGACAAGGTTGCTCTGAAGGTTGTGGACCGGCACCATCTGGGGATGGTCCAGATCGATCAGGGCGATATCGGCGGGGGCTCCTTCGGTGAGGGCTCCGCCCACGCCCCAGGGTTCAAAGACGGTGCTCCGTGCTCCCGTTGCTATGGCCAGGATCTCTTCGGCGGGAAGGCGGGTGGAGTCCTGGAAGTGGTGCTTCTGCAGAAGTGCTGCCAGTTTCATCTCGTCGAACATGTCCAGGTTGTTGTTGCTGGCCGTGCCGTCTGTGGCAAGCATCAGCGGGGCCTTTCGCCGGGCGTAGTCCTGCCAGGGGAAGCACCCCGAGGCGAGCTTCATGTTGCTTGCCGGGTTGTGCACGGCGGTGATGCCCCATCGGGCGGCGATATCCAGCTCCGGGGGGTCCAGCCAGACCATGTGGGCTGCCACAACCCTGTCTCCCATGGTTTCCAGCACTCCCAGGTTCTGGAGATGCTCCATCGGGGGAACACCCCGGGCGGCCAGGCATTCATCGACCTCCCGGCGGGTTTCGTTCATGTGGATGTGGTAGAGCAGGTGGTTCTCGCTGGCCTGGCGGGCGCACCACTGCAGGAGTTCGCCGCTGCAGGTGTAGATGCTGTGGGGGGCTATCACGGGGAAGACCTGTTCGGGCTCCTCCGGGGGGGATTTCCTGCGGTTGGGCCAGATCGTTTCCAGGTTGTCCTGGAGCCGATCCTGGACCTGGGCTCGCCGGTGGGGGTCGTCAAAATCGAAGAGGGCGAGCCCCAGGGCTGCCCGAATTCCGGCGTCGGTGAAGGCCTGGGCCGCTTGGGCCGGATGAAAGTACATGTCGTTGGCGAAGGTTGTGCCGCTTTTGATCATTTCCAGCGCGGCCAGGCGTGTCCCCCAGTAGATATCTTCCGGGGTCATGTGGGCTTCGGCGGGCCAGATTCGCTCCTGGAGCCAGGCCTGGAGGGGCATGTCGTCGCCGTATCCGCGCAGAAGGGTCATGGCGGCGTGGGTGTGGGCGTTTTTGAATCCCGGGATTGCTGCTTTTCCCCGGCAGTCCACGCTGCGGGGCGTGGGTGTGCCCGGGGGCGGGGGGGAGCCCTGGGGGAGGATCGCGGTGATGGCTCCCCGGGATATCCAGAGGTCCTGGCCGGTGATGGGGCCTTGGGGAGTGAGAAGGTAGTCGGGATTGCGTAGTACCAGATCAGTGGCGTGGTCCATGGAAAAAGTGTAGCACATCGACTGGTCAGGATGCATTAGGGTAGAATGGTTTCCATGGACAGAGCTCCTCTTCTTTCTCTGGTTATTCCTTCCCTGAACGGGAGTGTTCGTCTGGCCCGGCTTGTGCCCCGGGTGCGGTCTGTTTTGGCCGAGGCTGGCGGGGGCGAGGTGATTATCGTTGACGACGGGAGTGATCCTGTTCACCGGGAGGCTCTGGCCGGGATGGCCGGGCCCGGGGTTCGGCTGGTTTTGATGCCCCGACGGACAGGGCAGATCGGGGCTACTCTGGCGGGGGTGGCCGCGGCGCGGGGGGAGCTGGTGGTTACGCTGGACGATGATGGGGCCCACCCTCCCGAGGTGATTCCGCTCCTGCGCCGCCGTCTGGAGGAGGTGCCGGGCTGTTCTCTGGTCTACGGTGTTCCGCGCCGAAAGGCCCGGGGGGTGCGGGGGCTGGGAACGCGGCTGAACTCTCTTTTGTTTCATCTTTTTTTGGGGTTGCCCTGGAGCATTCCCGTGGGCAGTTTTCGCATGTTTCGGCGGGAGTTGCTGGTGAGGGCGCTGGAGCGGCCCGTGGCGTTTCCTTATCTTTCGGCGATGCTCTTGCAGTTCAGGCCTGTTACGGCGGCGGTGCGCTACGGCGAGTGGCCTCGTGGCGAGGAAAGCGGCCGCACTGCCCCGGGTGGCAACCACGAGGGCGGCCGCACTGCCCCGGGTGGCAACCACGAGGAAGGCGGCCGCGCTGCCCCGGCCGGTGGTGCTGCCCCGGGTGGCAACCACGAGGGCGGCCGCGCTGCCCCGGCCAGGGGCGCTGCCCCGGCCAGCCGCGCTGCCCCGAGTGGCAACCACGAGGAAGGCGGCCGCACTGCCCCGGCCGGGGGTGCTGCCTCGGGTGGCAACCACGAGGGCGGCCGCACTGCCCCGGGTGGCAACCACGAGGGAGGCGGCCGCGCTGCCCCGGCCGGCCGCACTGCCCCGGGTGGCAACCACGAGGGCGGCCGCACTGCCCCGGGTGGCAACCACGAGGGCGGCCGCACTGCCCCGGGTGGCAACCACGAGGGCGGCCGCGCTGCCCCGGGTGGCAACCACGAGGAAGGCGGCCATGCTGCCCCGGGTGGCAACCACGAGGGCGGCCGCACTGCCCCGGGTGGCAACCACGAGGGCGGCCGCACTGCCCCGAGTGGCAACCACGAGGAAGGCGGCCGCGCTGCCCCGGCCGGTGGTGCTGCCCCGGGTGGCAACCACGAGGAAGGCGGCCGCGCTGCCCCGGGTGGCAACCACGAGGGAGGCCGCGCTGCCCCGGCCAGGGGTGCTGCCCCGGGTGGCAACCACGAGGGCGGCCGCACTGCCCCGGGTGGCAACCACGAGGGAGGCGGCCATGCTGCCCCGGGTGGCAACCACGAGGAAGGCGGCCGCACTGCCCCGGGTGGCAACCACGAGGGCGGCCGCACTGCCCCGGGTGGCAACCACGAGGCCGGCCGCACTGCCCCGAGTGGCAACCACGAGGGCGGCCGCACTGCCCCGAGTGGCAACCACGAGGAAGGCGGCCGCGCTGCCCCGAGTGGCAACCACGAGGGCGGCGGCCGCGCTGCCCCGGCCAGGGGCGCTGCCCCGGGTGGCAGCAGCTATACCCTGGCGCGGCTCCTGAAGGTATACGGGTTGCTCCTGTTCTATTGGGGGCCGCTGCGGGCCCTGGGGCGGGTTGCGCGCCGTCCCCGGCGCGCGCTCCCCCGGCCCCGGCTTATGGTTCTGGGGGGTGGTAGCAGCCAGTTGGGGATTTTGGAGCGGGCCCGCCGGGAGGGGTTTTTGGTGGTCCTGGCCGATCAGGCTGAAAACCCGCCGGGGAGGGTCCTGGCTGATCGCTATGTGCAGGCCTCTACCTTCGATCATCGAGCGGTCTCCCGGGCGGCACGGGAGCTGGGAGTCGATGCAATTGTGGCGGCCGGGTCCGACCAGCCCGTGTATACCGCAGCCCGGGCTTCGCAGGATCGGGGGCTCCCCTATCCGCTTTCTCCCCGGGAGGCTCTGCTTGTTACCAACAAGGCTCACATGAAAGAGCGGTTTCGCCATGCCGGTATTCCCACCGTTCCCTGGGCG
This genomic window from Alkalispirochaeta americana contains:
- a CDS encoding adenosylhomocysteinase, with translation MNTERSPGTRRSMPDDILRNPALAAEGHRKIEWVRRNMPVLRSLEERFSREQPFAGIRAAVSVHLEAKTAYLALVMAAGGAQVSVTGSNPLSTKDDVVAALQELGLHVYAWHGATPQEFEEHQLTALRIAPHVVIDDGGDLVHHLHEGAREFSRDTLGGCEETTAGVLRNRARSVAGKLRFPVIAVNNAQMKHLFDNRYGTGHSTMDALMRTTNRVLTGATLVVAGYGWCGRGIASCAAGLGARVIVCEVDEVKALEAVMDGYRVMPLGPLEEGGACAAREGDFFVTATGVCDVITPREVACMKDGAVLANAGHFYDEIDLEGLAAMAGEVQEVRENLTGYRLEDGRWINLIAQGKIVNIAAADGHPAEIMDTSFAVQALSAEYVVLSARGGTPLPPEVIPVPAAIDQGVARLLLAARGIRHDTLTAAQQAYLDDFNK
- a CDS encoding ABC transporter ATP-binding protein, giving the protein MIRFETVEKDYGDVKALRGVSFEVPCGGIVGLLGPNGAGKTTALRIMTGFLEPTAGQVFLDDQPFTPDSVEARRRIGYLPESAPLYGDMFAWDYLVYEARLHGLDPSERVPQVVRQVGLASHVHKPIRELSKGYRQRVGLAHALLHDPEILVLDEPTSGLDPNQILEVRALIRRIAETKTVILSTHIMQEVAALCRRVVVIHQGQVRFQGLLEDFSLGGGVTGGMPVRMVLAGIDPVVLLKRLEAIPGVERVELLEPGRDGIGVYPDPSAVIVRVFPRAGLEVRPELAREALSSELYEIVQEQSSLEDVFHALTREVHHG
- a CDS encoding BMP family lipoprotein — encoded protein: MKKTMLMLTLLVVAGALVFAGGRPEADPDRRIAAMATDVGGLGDQSFNDGAYQGLLLGAPYGFEARVVESNQQTDYIPNLSGLAEDGAEIVFAVGFLMEDAVKEAARMHPDTLFGGIDIGGDDDLPNFQGILYREEQSGYLAGVLAGLMTKDHADAIPRLRPDHNVVGAVLGMLVPPVERFEVGFIQGVKSVNPDATVLSVTAGSFVDQAGGREAALAMIEQGADIVFQAAGLTGLGVIQAADEEGVLAIGVDIDQNHVAPDAVLTSAIKKIPESVEVVLRSIAEGTFQGGTVSYGLAEDATGLAPFHGFDSMIPQEVKDALEAARQGILDGSIEIATSRSQIQHLMD
- a CDS encoding ABC transporter permease produces the protein MFTLEFLTNLLSATVRLSTPITLAAIGATICERSGIVNIAMEGIMVVGAFFAAIVAYTTGSPWLGLLAGVLFGGVYSLLHAFATVTLHMDHVVSGAVMNVLAFGITRFLMVLIVGHPGTTPSIPRGLGRYRLAVPVLSEIPLIGRAFFAQTPIVYMGFVLVALLTWFLFKTKTGLHIRAAGEHPLALETIGVSVYKMRYLGVFISGLASGLAGAYLSIEANVSFTEGMSAGRGFIALAAMISGGWHPVGAFLAALFFGFADALQMRFQVLRVVNLPGELFIIFPYLVTVIAVAGLVRRSRPPRAVGKDFMIERSED
- a CDS encoding ABC transporter permease, with the translated sequence MISQALLATLLMAAVVLLGAAGTVLYLASYFQGGLLILAALGVYLWRVRLVQGPSVLRELLRRWVKRMVVPLFGITAAILLGGVVMAVSGYNPLVAYQALFYGGLARNWHISVLNAAPLIFTALSVAFAFKAGLFNIGAEGQYYLGAMAAAGLSLYMPLPGVIALPLIFLVAGLFGALWNVVPAYLKMKTGAHEVITTMMLAHVARYLSPVFIRAFGGDPSTSRHPYVTTRIPDNTMLLRFRAFLPEANPRLHTGILLAILVALVVYYLLYKTSMGFEIRAVGENKDAARAQGISVGKNIFRALLIAGFLAALAGFNQVNGLDHRLYENLQAGYGWNGISVALLAGGHPIAVVFTGLLWGALDAGGQYMSRTTQTPGAIVEIVKGIILFLIVARYIYTAWGNRRRRREVRRAAQAATAAAGEEG
- a CDS encoding ABC transporter permease produces the protein MDKRVRALLRRELAGYFQSPVAYVVAVVFLGASAALFFSTFFLVQRLEMRQFFSLLPLLLALLMPALAMRLVAEERRRGTWEVLATLPVGMVRIVAAKFCALWITGAALLVPTLVFVFSVQLLGRLDPGPVIGGYLGAVLLAGVYGAVGLWASAISRTETVALVTGSVVTLVLALAEFFLVLLPGGVVPVVQYAGTTYHFSGFTRGVVDSRSLVYFFSLILFFLVLAHHRLVRER
- a CDS encoding Gldg family protein — translated: MGNSTRYRATIHLVLITAILVVLNLVSSNAFFRLDLTSSGAYSLSPLTRETLARAEDPLRVRIFYTDRVPPPYNGVRQYLLDLLREYETLGGRSFSYEVVDVSSPEGRAAAREYGLEQVEIQEVRSDEFQSRAVFLGAVVLYGSALEKVDHISRSDGLEYLLTSAMERAISRVDALAGLTEPVKMRALLSADLERYRIQGLEDLPRQLEDIFHRINRDSYDRLTYELSRPRDDQGRLEVQFIQGDRLQTVPLQVYAELFGGYSLDDPQDIEESLRWGLRSLVAANPRVGYSVGFGERDLQDHRQGAGALTLLLENRYDLVPLDLSEGEIPPDIDTLVVNGPREEFSRQALYRLDQFVMRGGRLMVFLDRHYQQMPSQQEMLFGAQPQWVEIETGLEKVLAHYGLELTSGFVLDEESFVASAQGGRQKIYQAPVLRGDSLNRDSVITRALEDVIVLNAQEIGVPRADDALAGRRVTPLLQSSPRSWTVDDPSLAGPGIQGVPPGETPDRRVLAALLEGEIPSFFQAPPEDLVSGEDLVSGEDLVSGEDQEPGAGAFPERFRGSSGSGGAVLLVSSSELTTAQLLDPQNRTPNGTFVLNALDYLKDQPGRAELRSKGLTVPRLHIASPVLPGMIRWFNLLVVPALVVLLGLVVRSRRRARSRALEAFFSDEEVSS